A single genomic interval of Desulfobulbaceae bacterium DB1 harbors:
- a CDS encoding translation initiation factor — translation MKEKKKDNAGLVYSTEHGRMCPACGQPSAACLCRGSRTSAPGNGIVRISRESKGRKGKGVTLISGLGLAADSLRALAGELKRKCGSGGTVKNGIIEIQGDHRDTLFAELTRQGYLVKYSGG, via the coding sequence ATGAAGGAAAAGAAGAAAGATAACGCAGGTCTCGTCTATTCAACCGAGCACGGCAGAATGTGCCCGGCGTGCGGACAACCATCCGCCGCCTGTCTCTGCCGCGGCAGCAGGACGTCCGCCCCGGGCAATGGAATCGTCCGGATCTCCAGGGAAAGCAAAGGCCGCAAGGGCAAAGGCGTAACCCTCATTTCAGGACTGGGGCTTGCTGCCGACTCCCTGCGCGCACTGGCCGGAGAGCTCAAGCGGAAATGCGGTTCCGGCGGGACGGTGAAGAACGGCATCATAGAGATCCAGGGGGATCACCGGGACACCCTGTTTGCGGAGTTGACCCGGCAGGGGTATCTCGTCAAATACAGCGGCGGCTGA
- a CDS encoding phosphoenolpyruvate carboxykinase (ATP), which produces MKNKECRNHSKYGLEHHGLNNLGEVFWNLPTAILYEKILIRGEGRLSHLGPIVVRTGHHTGRSARDKFIVKDKTTEKDIWWGTTNVPFSPASFDELHKRMTLHLQTQDLYVQDCFAGADPKYRMPVRIITQYAWHSLFARNMFIQATREEQQRHVPQFTVINVPGFHASPAVHGTNSETFIIANFKKKLILIGGTSYAGETKKSIFSAMNYILPGNNILPMHCSANIGPEGNTALFFGLSGTGKTTLSADASRVLIGDDEHGWSDDGIFNFEGGCYAKLIHLSAEAEPEIFSTTRRFGTILENVSLDACTRRVNLDDDTFTENTRGSYHISAIPNASETGRGGHPKTIIFLSADAFGVLPPVARLTREQAMYHFISGYTARVAGTEKGVTEPSPVFSACYGAPFMPLHPMRYAELLGEKMQRHDTQAWLINTGWTGGPYGTGHRMSIAHTRAMINAALDGNLDKIPTHPEPFFGLHVPTRCPGVPDQVLQPRNTWPNGDDYDAQAGKLAGMFAENFKQFADQTTEEIRKAGPCC; this is translated from the coding sequence ATGAAAAACAAGGAATGCCGCAATCACAGCAAATACGGCCTGGAACATCACGGACTCAACAATCTCGGAGAAGTTTTCTGGAACCTCCCCACCGCCATCCTCTATGAAAAAATCCTTATTCGCGGCGAAGGACGCCTCTCCCATCTCGGACCGATCGTTGTCCGTACCGGCCATCACACCGGCCGCTCGGCCCGGGACAAATTCATCGTCAAGGACAAAACAACCGAAAAAGATATCTGGTGGGGAACAACCAACGTGCCCTTCTCGCCGGCCAGTTTTGATGAACTGCATAAACGAATGACCCTGCACCTGCAGACCCAGGATCTCTATGTGCAGGACTGCTTTGCCGGAGCTGACCCCAAATACCGGATGCCGGTGCGCATCATTACCCAGTACGCCTGGCACAGCCTCTTTGCCCGCAACATGTTCATCCAGGCCACCAGGGAAGAGCAGCAAAGACATGTTCCGCAGTTCACCGTCATCAATGTTCCCGGCTTTCACGCATCCCCGGCTGTGCATGGGACCAATTCGGAAACATTCATCATCGCCAATTTCAAAAAAAAGCTGATCCTGATCGGCGGCACCAGCTATGCCGGAGAAACCAAAAAGTCTATTTTCTCCGCCATGAACTATATTTTACCAGGAAACAACATCCTCCCCATGCACTGTTCCGCCAATATCGGCCCGGAAGGCAATACCGCCCTCTTTTTCGGACTGAGCGGCACCGGCAAAACAACCCTTTCCGCCGATGCCTCGCGCGTCTTGATCGGCGACGACGAACACGGCTGGAGCGATGACGGCATCTTCAACTTTGAGGGCGGCTGCTACGCCAAGCTGATACATTTATCCGCGGAAGCGGAGCCGGAAATTTTTTCCACCACCAGACGCTTCGGCACCATTCTGGAAAATGTTTCCCTGGACGCCTGCACTCGCCGGGTTAACCTTGACGATGACACCTTTACCGAAAACACCAGGGGTTCGTACCATATTTCCGCCATCCCCAATGCCAGCGAAACCGGCAGGGGAGGGCACCCGAAAACCATCATCTTTCTTTCCGCCGATGCCTTCGGTGTTCTGCCGCCGGTGGCCAGGTTGACCAGGGAGCAGGCCATGTACCATTTCATTTCCGGCTACACGGCCCGGGTGGCCGGCACGGAAAAGGGAGTTACCGAGCCTTCGCCGGTGTTCAGCGCCTGCTATGGAGCTCCGTTCATGCCCCTCCACCCCATGCGCTATGCGGAACTGCTCGGCGAAAAAATGCAACGGCACGACACCCAGGCATGGCTGATCAATACCGGCTGGACCGGCGGGCCATACGGCACCGGCCATCGCATGTCCATTGCCCACACCCGGGCCATGATCAACGCCGCGCTGGACGGCAACCTGGACAAGATTCCCACTCATCCGGAGCCTTTTTTCGGCCTGCATGTGCCGACCCGCTGCCCGGGTGTGCCGGACCAGGTCCTGCAGCCCCGCAACACCTGGCCCAATGGCGACGATTACGACGCCCAGGCCGGCAAACTGGCCGGGATGTTTGCCGAGAACTTTAAACAATTTGCCGACCAGACCACGGAGGAAATCCGCAAGGCCGGACCCTGTTGTTGA
- a CDS encoding plasmid stabilization protein produces MAKLRWTTEAERWLRDIHDYIAGDNPSAAQKVIVGIYDKAQMLREFPELGHKYRSEQEGDIRVLLYGHYRIAYLIRHEGVIDILGVFHGALDIRRYLP; encoded by the coding sequence ATGGCAAAGCTGAGATGGACCACGGAAGCCGAGCGATGGCTGCGGGATATCCATGACTACATCGCCGGCGACAATCCCTCCGCCGCGCAAAAGGTGATTGTCGGTATCTACGACAAAGCACAGATGCTGCGGGAGTTCCCAGAGCTTGGTCACAAATACCGCTCAGAGCAGGAAGGTGACATACGAGTCCTGCTTTATGGCCATTACCGGATCGCGTACCTGATACGACATGAAGGAGTGATCGATATTTTAGGTGTCTTCCATGGCGCCTTGGACATCAGGCGATATCTCCCCTGA